A region from the Cherax quadricarinatus isolate ZL_2023a chromosome 79, ASM3850222v1, whole genome shotgun sequence genome encodes:
- the LOC128702679 gene encoding nucleoside diphosphate-linked moiety X motif 17-like, with protein sequence MHSATHSTPSSSAPRASAAVQPHAPSTVPVPPYVSSAASVPLHVSSEAPVPPPAASAVPPSLAAAPPGPSSITRTVVHLRKDRGKPFQPAKFGKCLLEYFGIHDDFGRVECYIEDNIVYLQPAASSSQGKPRNTHTDHRNSQPMGFRFQHPPFCVAHKIKPEEKEALPPEILERGVDVGVCILLEAAERCLLMTRRAQHMRTFPGVWVPPGGHVEKGETLEEAGLREVMEETGLHVILKKAEAENEISAPKENPRSSFMLEEGCRVLGLWESLYPPVLYMGLPQRHHLVVYLHLKAPLMTSDLQRRLKLNNEEVDASLWLTQEMAEVVVYGSSRPASRDIPITLVNTGGEHAQGILNPKALRKKMPEPGFEVERLTTGTRYALKLWLQELYVRNEKRGEQVTCFTIQGSKRGRPPSLPSGRLQGKKSNPRRIYTSEAPTTTTAPLTIEQHVATAGCGSS encoded by the exons ATGCATTCTGCCACACATTCAACGCCCTCTTCATCTGCACCgcgagcatcagcagcagtacaacCACACGCACCATCAACAGTGCCGGTACCACCATACGTATCATCGGCAGCGTCGGTACCACTACACGTATCATCGGAAGCACCGGTACCACCGCCAGCAGCGTCAGCAGTACCACCATCGTTAGCAGCAGCGCCCCCTGGGCCATCATCCATCACCCGCACAGTAGTCCACCTGAGAAAGGATCGCGGGAAACCCTTCCAACCAGCAAAGTTCGGCAAATGTCTGCTTGAATACTTCGGCATCCATGACGACTTCGGGCGGGTGGAGTGTTATATAGAAGATAACATCGTGTACCTGCAACCAGCAGCCTCCTCCTCTCAGGGCAAGCCCCGGAACACGCACACTGACCATCGTAATAGCCAGCCCATGGGTTTCAGGTTCCAG CATCCACCCTTCTGCGTCGCCCACAAGATCAAGCCCGAAGAGAAGGAGGCACTCCCGCCGGAGATACTGGAGCGTGGTGTGGACGTCGGGGTCTGTATCCTCTTGGAGGCTGCCGAGAGATGCCTTCTCATGACGCGTCGAGCGCAGCACATGAGAACCTTTCCCGGGGTTTGGGTCCCTCCTGGGGGCCATGTAG AGAAAGGTGAGACGCTGGAGGAGGCAGGTCTacgggaggtgatggaggaaacTGGGCTACACGTGATACTGAAGAAAGCAGAGGCGGAGAATGAAATATCAGCACCAAAGGAAAATCCACGGTCGTCGTTTATGCTAGAGGAAGGGTGTCGGGTGTTAGGACTGTGGGAGTCCCTCTATCCTCCTGTGCTCTACATGGGACTACCCCAAAGACACCATTTGGTTGTGTACCTTCACCTCAAGGCACCCCTCATGACTTCAGACCTGCAGCGGAGACTCAAG CTTAATAACGAAGAAGTGGATGCAAGCCTGTGGCTGACACAGGAGATGGctgaggtggtggtgtatggCTCCTCCAGACCCGCCTCCAGGGACATCCCCATCACTCTGGTTAACACCGGGGGAG AGCATGCGCAGGGCATCCTCAACCCCAAGGCACTCAGGAAGAAGATGCCAGAGCCAGGCTTCGAGGTGGAGCGTCTCACCACAGGAACCAG GTATGCGCTGAAGTTGTGGCTTCAGGAACTGTATGTGAGGAATGAAAAGAGAGGTGAGCAGGTAACCTGCTTCACCATACAGGGCTCTAAGAGAGGTCGACCTCCCTCGCTACCCTCAGGTCGACTCCAGGGCAAGAAGAGCAACCCGCGACGCATTTACACCTCTGAGgcccccaccactactacagcaCCGCTCACTATCGAACAGCATGTAGCCACGGCAGGCTGTGGTTCCTCTTAA
- the LOC128702675 gene encoding probable cytochrome P450 301a1, mitochondrial isoform X1, with the protein MRAWRLLAKRSVMTSVSGGAPWGLNAADLLQNILRVPHYHHYIRHVSQCQTIQEEPHCSNNDKVIPPGDPCSVHDTHYLEAYNLMEENADMIFEPENMLKERSYDGEAVPEDSSLPMPASMIPGPRAWPIVGCLPYMLGHKAFDPQRVYLFWEAVRQEFGPTFRKDMPGHSCLVFISRPEDLESLFRSTMYDPVRPGMTSLKKIRSEGGADGHTHIHDTIFRGRAGILAEQGEEWWRVRRRVQRPLTDATIIHSYLPQMDQVAMEFVERIRYLRDEKDEMPESFNTELHKWALESLGTITLERRLGCLQEDASTLPSRPLRLVVLVKQLLGALHHTENLKLWQYFPTTSIKRLQEAHQVFTDVALEAIRDTERLLATRGRSASSSVTASSCPLHHHQKGDETSSFLETLLRIPGLSREDVLTFLLDMIFTGIDTTSHAVGNMLYLLARNPQEQQKVQQEIDKMVGRPRHLTPDHLAALTYTKAVFRETLRMMPVSIGIVRRLNRDTILGGYRIPAGWEVVAPTLLMNQQEAVFPRAGEFLPERFLRGSSLAPRHHFSFLPFSYGPRMCIGRRIAYQEIFCLIVRILSELNVDYKYEDIHLINRLSYGPSHPLRFTFTDRMKP; encoded by the exons ATGCGAGCCTGGAGATTGTTAGCGAAGAGGTCGGTAATGACCTCGGTGAGTGGTGGAGCACCCTGGGGGTTAAATGCCGCTGACCTCCTGCAGAATATTCTGAGAGTGCCACATTACCATCACTATATTCGGCATGTTTCACAGTGCCAGACGATACAGGAAGAGCCACACTGCAGTAACAACGACAAGGTCATCCCGCCTGGGGATCCATGCTCTGTGCACGACACCCATTACCTGGAAGCCTACAACTTGATGGAGGAGAACGCAGACATGATCTTCGAGCCGGAGAACATGTTGAAGGAGAGGAGTTACGATGGTGAAGCAGTGCCTGAGGACTCCAGCCTTCCTATGCCTGCCTCTATGATCCCAGGGCCGCGTGCCTGGCCAATCGTCGGCTGCCTCCCATATATGCTTGGGCACAAGG CCTTCGACCCCCAGAGGGTGTACCTGTTCTGGGAGGCTGTACGGCAGGAGTTCGGCCCCACCTTCAGAAAGGACATGCCAGGTCACTCTTGCCTGGTGTTCATCTCCCGGCCAGAGGACCTGGAATCGCTGTTCCGTTCCACCATGTACGACCCCGTCAGGCCTGGCATGACCTCCCTCAAGAAGATCCGCAGTGAGGGCGGCGCTGACGGCCACACTCACATCCACGACACCATCTTCAGGGGCAGAGCAGGCATATTAGCTGA GCAGGGCGAGGAATGGTGGCGTGTGAGGAGGCGGGTGCAACGTCCCCTTACTGATGCTACCATTATCCACAGCTACTTACCTCAAATGGACCAGGTGGCCATGGAGTTTGTTGAGAG GATTCGCTACTTGAGAGACGAAAAAGATGAAATGCCAGAGAGTTTCAATACTGAGTTGCACAAGTGGGCTTTAGAGT CTCTGGGCACCATCACCTTGGAACGTCGTCTGGGCTGCCTGCAGGAGGACGCCTCCACGCTGCCCAGTCGTCCGTTGCGCCTAGTCGTGTTGGTCAAACAGCTGCTGGGGGCGCTGCACCACACTGAAAACTTGAAGTTGTGGCAGTActtccccaccacctccatcaagaGGCTCCAGGAGGCCCATCAGGTCTTCACCGA CGTGGCTCTGGAGGCCATACGTGATACTGAGAGGTTGTTGGCTACCAGAGGCCGTAGTGCCTCCAGCAGTGTCACCGCTTCCTCctgccctctccaccaccaccagaaaggTGATGAGACATCCAGCTTCTTGGAGACTCTACTGAGGATTCCAGGACTCTCCCGGGAGGACGTCCTCACATTCCTCTTGGATATGATCTTTACGGGCATTGATACG ACGAGTCACGCGGTGGGTAATATGCTGTACCTGCTGGCTAGGAACCCTCAGGAACAGCAGAAGGTGCAGCAAGAAATCGATAAGATGGTGGGCCGTCCCCGCCACCTAACCCCGGATCACCTAGCCGCACTCACCTACACCAAGGCTGTCTTCAGGGAGACACTCAG GATGATGCCTGTCAGCATTGGGATCGTCAGACGCCTCAACCGAGACACTATACTGGGAGGATACAGGATTCCTGCTGGG TGGGAGGTGGTGGCGCCAACCTTGTTGATGAACCAGCAGGAGGCAGTGTTCCCTAGGGCAGGGGAGTTTTTGCCAGAAAGGTTCCTCAGGGGGTCCAGCCTCGCCCCCCGTCACCACTTCTCCTTCCTGCCCTTTTCCTACGGCCCCAGGATGTGCATCGGCAGGAGGATTGCTTACCAGGAGATCTTCTGTCTCATCGTCAGG ATATTAAGTGAGCTGAACGTGGACTACAAGTATGAGGACATTCACCTGATCAACAGGCTCAGCTACGGACCGTCTCACCCCCTCAGGTTCACTTTCACTGACAGAATGAAACCCTGA
- the LOC128702675 gene encoding probable cytochrome P450 49a1 isoform X2 — protein MRAWRLLAKRSVMTSVSGGAPWGLNAADLLQNILRVPHYHHYIRHVSQCQTIQEEPHCSNNDKVIPPGDPCSVHDTHYLEAYNLMEENADMIFEPENMLKERSYDGEAVPEDSSLPMPASMIPGPRAWPIVGCLPYMLGHKAFDPQRVYLFWEAVRQEFGPTFRKDMPGHSCLVFISRPEDLESLFRSTMYDPVRPGMTSLKKIRSEGGADGHTHIHDTIFRGRAGILAEQGEEWWRVRRRVQRPLTDATIIHSYLPQMDQVAMEFVERIRYLRDEKDEMPESFNTELHKWALESLGTITLERRLGCLQEDASTLPSRPLRLVVLVKQLLGALHHTENLKLWQYFPTTSIKRLQEAHQVFTDVALEAIRDTERLLATRGRSASSSVTASSCPLHHHQKGDETSSFLETLLRIPGLSREDVLTFLLDMIFTGIDTTSHAVGNMLYLLARNPQEQQKVQQEIDKMVGRPRHLTPDHLAALTYTKAVFRETLRMMPVSIGIVRRLNRDTILGGYRIPAG, from the exons ATGCGAGCCTGGAGATTGTTAGCGAAGAGGTCGGTAATGACCTCGGTGAGTGGTGGAGCACCCTGGGGGTTAAATGCCGCTGACCTCCTGCAGAATATTCTGAGAGTGCCACATTACCATCACTATATTCGGCATGTTTCACAGTGCCAGACGATACAGGAAGAGCCACACTGCAGTAACAACGACAAGGTCATCCCGCCTGGGGATCCATGCTCTGTGCACGACACCCATTACCTGGAAGCCTACAACTTGATGGAGGAGAACGCAGACATGATCTTCGAGCCGGAGAACATGTTGAAGGAGAGGAGTTACGATGGTGAAGCAGTGCCTGAGGACTCCAGCCTTCCTATGCCTGCCTCTATGATCCCAGGGCCGCGTGCCTGGCCAATCGTCGGCTGCCTCCCATATATGCTTGGGCACAAGG CCTTCGACCCCCAGAGGGTGTACCTGTTCTGGGAGGCTGTACGGCAGGAGTTCGGCCCCACCTTCAGAAAGGACATGCCAGGTCACTCTTGCCTGGTGTTCATCTCCCGGCCAGAGGACCTGGAATCGCTGTTCCGTTCCACCATGTACGACCCCGTCAGGCCTGGCATGACCTCCCTCAAGAAGATCCGCAGTGAGGGCGGCGCTGACGGCCACACTCACATCCACGACACCATCTTCAGGGGCAGAGCAGGCATATTAGCTGA GCAGGGCGAGGAATGGTGGCGTGTGAGGAGGCGGGTGCAACGTCCCCTTACTGATGCTACCATTATCCACAGCTACTTACCTCAAATGGACCAGGTGGCCATGGAGTTTGTTGAGAG GATTCGCTACTTGAGAGACGAAAAAGATGAAATGCCAGAGAGTTTCAATACTGAGTTGCACAAGTGGGCTTTAGAGT CTCTGGGCACCATCACCTTGGAACGTCGTCTGGGCTGCCTGCAGGAGGACGCCTCCACGCTGCCCAGTCGTCCGTTGCGCCTAGTCGTGTTGGTCAAACAGCTGCTGGGGGCGCTGCACCACACTGAAAACTTGAAGTTGTGGCAGTActtccccaccacctccatcaagaGGCTCCAGGAGGCCCATCAGGTCTTCACCGA CGTGGCTCTGGAGGCCATACGTGATACTGAGAGGTTGTTGGCTACCAGAGGCCGTAGTGCCTCCAGCAGTGTCACCGCTTCCTCctgccctctccaccaccaccagaaaggTGATGAGACATCCAGCTTCTTGGAGACTCTACTGAGGATTCCAGGACTCTCCCGGGAGGACGTCCTCACATTCCTCTTGGATATGATCTTTACGGGCATTGATACG ACGAGTCACGCGGTGGGTAATATGCTGTACCTGCTGGCTAGGAACCCTCAGGAACAGCAGAAGGTGCAGCAAGAAATCGATAAGATGGTGGGCCGTCCCCGCCACCTAACCCCGGATCACCTAGCCGCACTCACCTACACCAAGGCTGTCTTCAGGGAGACACTCAG GATGATGCCTGTCAGCATTGGGATCGTCAGACGCCTCAACCGAGACACTATACTGGGAGGATACAGGATTCCTGCTGGG TAA